A stretch of Cyanobacterium sp. HL-69 DNA encodes these proteins:
- the ybeB gene encoding ribosome silencing factor YbeB has translation MTKSDLQIEHQSNPPTDNVNRPFDSKELAFIIADAADDRKGTDIKILDVSELSYLADYFVIITGFSVPQLRAISVSIEGKVNDQMGIEPMRVEGKGEGNWILHDYGDVIAHILLPEAREYYGLEAFWGRATTIDNHEWMSDNEQ, from the coding sequence ATGACTAAATCTGATCTACAAATAGAGCATCAATCAAATCCACCCACCGACAATGTAAACAGACCTTTTGACAGTAAAGAATTAGCTTTTATTATTGCTGATGCCGCGGACGATCGCAAGGGTACGGACATCAAAATTTTAGATGTATCTGAATTATCATATCTGGCGGATTATTTTGTTATTATTACTGGTTTTTCTGTTCCCCAACTAAGGGCCATTTCCGTATCTATTGAAGGAAAAGTAAACGACCAAATGGGCATCGAACCTATGAGGGTAGAAGGAAAAGGCGAGGGTAATTGGATTTTACATGATTATGGTGATGTGATTGCCCACATTTTATTACCCGAAGCTCGTGAATATTATGGTTTAGAAGCATTTTGGGGCAGAGCTACAACCATCGACAACCACGAATGGATGAGCGATAATGAACAATGA
- the aroC gene encoding chorismate synthase AroC yields MSSIFGELFRISTFGESHGGGVGVVIDGCPPRIEISAEEIQEDLNRRKPGQSKITTPRKESDLCEIVSGVFEGKTLGTPIAILVRNKDARSQDYDEMAVKYRPSHADATYDAKYGIRNWQGGGRSSARETIGRVAAGAIAKKILKQIAGVEIIAYVKSIKDIEANNINQDTVTQEQVESNIVRCPDSVTAEKMIDLIDEIRKEKDSLGGTLECVVRNVPRGLGEPVFDKLEADLAKAIMSLPATKGFEIGSGFAGTTLTGSQHNDEFYLDDDGNPRTTTNRSGGIQGGISNGENIVIRAAFKPTATIGKEQKTVSKEGEETTLAAKGRHDPCVLPRAVPMVEAMVALVLCDHLMRHHAQCNLVD; encoded by the coding sequence ATGAGCAGTATCTTTGGTGAATTATTTAGAATCTCCACCTTTGGGGAATCCCATGGGGGCGGAGTTGGTGTTGTCATTGATGGTTGCCCCCCTCGTATCGAGATTAGTGCCGAAGAAATTCAAGAGGATTTGAACCGTAGAAAGCCAGGGCAAAGTAAGATTACCACCCCCCGCAAAGAATCAGACTTATGCGAAATCGTATCAGGGGTTTTTGAAGGTAAAACCCTAGGCACTCCCATCGCCATCTTAGTCAGAAATAAAGATGCTAGATCTCAAGATTACGATGAAATGGCGGTAAAATATCGCCCTTCCCATGCTGATGCCACCTATGACGCAAAATATGGTATCCGTAACTGGCAGGGTGGGGGGCGCTCTTCTGCCCGTGAAACCATTGGTAGAGTAGCCGCAGGGGCGATCGCCAAGAAAATACTTAAACAAATAGCAGGGGTAGAAATCATCGCCTACGTCAAAAGCATCAAAGACATAGAAGCCAATAACATCAACCAAGATACCGTCACCCAAGAGCAAGTAGAAAGTAATATCGTCCGTTGCCCCGACAGCGTCACTGCTGAAAAAATGATCGACCTCATCGACGAAATTCGCAAAGAAAAAGACTCCCTCGGAGGTACCCTCGAATGTGTCGTCAGAAACGTCCCCAGAGGACTAGGAGAGCCAGTATTTGACAAGCTAGAAGCAGATTTGGCTAAAGCCATCATGTCCCTACCTGCCACCAAAGGCTTTGAAATTGGCTCAGGTTTTGCAGGTACCACCCTCACAGGAAGCCAACACAATGACGAATTTTACCTTGACGATGACGGCAACCCCCGCACCACCACCAATCGCTCAGGGGGCATTCAGGGGGGCATCAGCAACGGTGAAAACATCGTTATAAGAGCCGCCTTCAAACCCACTGCCACCATCGGCAAAGAGCAAAAAACCGTCAGTAAAGAAGGAGAAGAAACCACCCTCGCCGCCAAAGGAAGACATGATCCCTGTGTACTACCCAGAGCAGTACCAATGGTAGAAGCCATGGTTGCCCTTGTACTATGTGATCATCTTATGCGCCACCATGCACAATGTAATTTAGTAGATTAG
- the yhiN gene encoding putative oxidoreductase with FAD/NAD(P)-binding domain YhiN — protein MNQKIIIIGGGAAGFFGAISAATHQPQAEITILEASKQLLDKVKISGGGRCNVTHHCFNPSQLITNYPRGGRELRGPFSRFQPQDTVKWFTDKGVKLKTEADGRMFPITDDSQTIIDCLVNTAKSLGIKIKTQTFVKSIKKVENQFIITLKSGAEFQADKVLIATGSNKLGYQWAEFLGHSIKTPTPSLFTFKINDPRIKNLAGISSENVHIQLKQKKGKKLEQQGPLLITHWGVSGPAVLKLSAWGARILYENNYKMELIINWLPQKNPEVIKAELNQLKVNHPKQKVTNYNGYNLSKRLWQSLVDYSLLNNDKIWAEITKKELEKLAMELTRGAYKIEGRGVFKDEFVTCGGVSLKEIDFKTMESKKCKGLYFAGEVLDIDGVTGGFNFQNAWTTGWLFGQHLISSI, from the coding sequence ATGAATCAAAAAATAATCATCATTGGCGGAGGGGCAGCGGGATTTTTTGGGGCTATTAGTGCCGCCACCCATCAACCCCAAGCAGAAATAACCATCCTAGAAGCCAGCAAGCAACTACTAGACAAAGTAAAAATATCTGGGGGCGGTAGATGTAACGTTACTCACCACTGCTTTAACCCCAGTCAACTAATTACTAACTACCCCCGTGGAGGTAGAGAATTAAGGGGTCCATTTTCCCGTTTTCAACCCCAAGACACCGTTAAATGGTTTACCGATAAAGGAGTTAAATTAAAAACCGAAGCGGATGGGCGGATGTTTCCCATCACCGATGACTCACAAACTATTATTGATTGCCTTGTCAATACCGCCAAATCATTGGGTATAAAAATCAAAACCCAAACTTTTGTTAAAAGTATTAAAAAAGTCGAAAATCAGTTTATCATCACTCTCAAATCAGGGGCTGAATTTCAAGCAGATAAAGTTTTAATTGCCACAGGCAGTAATAAATTAGGTTATCAATGGGCTGAATTTTTAGGACATAGTATTAAAACTCCTACTCCGTCATTATTTACCTTCAAAATTAATGATCCAAGAATTAAAAACTTAGCTGGTATTAGTTCCGAAAATGTTCATATTCAGTTAAAACAAAAAAAAGGTAAAAAGTTAGAACAACAAGGCCCTTTGTTAATTACCCATTGGGGAGTAAGTGGACCTGCTGTGCTTAAGTTATCTGCTTGGGGAGCAAGGATATTGTATGAGAATAACTACAAAATGGAGTTAATTATTAACTGGCTACCCCAGAAGAATCCAGAGGTTATAAAAGCTGAATTAAATCAACTAAAAGTAAATCATCCTAAACAAAAAGTTACTAATTATAATGGTTATAATTTATCTAAAAGATTATGGCAAAGTTTAGTTGATTATAGTTTATTAAATAATGATAAAATTTGGGCAGAAATTACTAAAAAAGAACTAGAAAAGTTAGCCATGGAGTTAACAAGGGGAGCTTATAAAATAGAAGGGAGAGGAGTTTTTAAAGATGAGTTTGTAACCTGTGGCGGCGTTTCCCTCAAAGAAATTGATTTTAAAACTATGGAAAGTAAAAAATGTAAAGGGCTTTATTTTGCAGGGGAAGTGTTAGACATTGATGGGGTTACGGGAGGTTTTAACTTTCAAAATGCTTGGACAACGGGCTGGTTATTTGGGCAACATTTAATCTCATCAATATGA
- a CDS encoding Metallophosphoesterase — MVNKKIKVAVIGDVHDQWNEIDHQILTFLGIDLVLFVGDFGNESLEVVGQVAKLEIPKAVILGNHDAWYSATEWGRKKSPYDHSKEDRVQQQLDLLGNAHVGYGELDFPDLGLSVVGSRPFSWGGSKWKCKEFYAQRYGVSSFEDSSQKIFAQCQKTTQSNVIFIGHNGPFGLGANPEDTCGKDWNPIGGDFGDPDFQSAITKWRCAIALSRPLDKHISLVTFGHMHHRLRHTKERLRTIVNRDQHNTIYLNAASTPRIQEIGGIKTHNYSIVTYEQNQITDISLLWVNQNLEIVSSTPLFTPIGIH, encoded by the coding sequence ATGGTGAATAAAAAAATAAAAGTTGCAGTTATTGGAGATGTTCATGATCAATGGAATGAAATAGACCATCAAATTCTTACCTTTTTAGGGATTGATTTAGTGTTGTTTGTGGGGGATTTTGGTAATGAATCCCTTGAGGTTGTGGGGCAGGTGGCAAAGTTGGAAATTCCGAAGGCAGTAATTTTGGGTAATCACGATGCTTGGTATTCGGCGACGGAATGGGGCAGAAAAAAGTCTCCCTATGATCATAGCAAAGAGGATCGTGTACAGCAACAGTTAGATTTGTTGGGGAATGCCCATGTGGGTTATGGGGAGTTAGATTTTCCTGATTTAGGGTTGTCGGTGGTAGGAAGTCGTCCTTTTAGCTGGGGTGGCTCAAAGTGGAAGTGTAAGGAGTTTTATGCCCAACGGTATGGGGTATCTAGTTTTGAAGATTCTAGTCAAAAGATTTTTGCTCAATGTCAAAAAACGACCCAATCTAATGTTATCTTTATCGGGCATAATGGCCCTTTTGGCTTGGGGGCAAATCCAGAGGATACTTGCGGTAAGGATTGGAATCCCATTGGGGGTGATTTTGGAGATCCTGATTTTCAAAGTGCGATCACAAAGTGGCGCTGCGCGATCGCCCTTAGCCGTCCATTAGACAAACATATCAGCCTTGTTACCTTTGGACATATGCACCATCGCCTAAGACACACCAAAGAAAGACTGAGAACCATTGTTAACCGAGATCAACATAATACTATATATCTTAACGCCGCCTCCACCCCCCGCATCCAAGAAATAGGAGGTATTAAAACCCATAACTATTCTATCGTTACCTATGAACAAAATCAGATTACAGACATATCCCTTCTGTGGGTGAATCAAAACCTAGAAATAGTTTCTAGTACTCCCTTATTTACTCCCATCGGAATCCATTGA
- the moxR gene encoding MoxR-like ATPase, translating into MREKITALQENLARAIVGKEEPIKLVMVALLSGGHALLEDVPGVGKTLLAKSLAKSINGRFQRVQCTPDLLPSDVTGTNIWNPSSREFEFLPGPAFANILLADEINRATPRTQSSLLEVMEEKQITVDGEARNVPNPFFVIATQNPVEYQGTFPLPEAQMDRFTISLSVGYPSPEEELLMLQKQLDKGWIGDDLTPCLSLEDVIDLQKSCQKIKVAPELQRYIVDLVTTSRNDDEISLGVSPRGTSAMQKAVQALAFIEGREYGTPDDVKFLAPHVLAHRLIARGGRNPKVIIDRLLRTVPLS; encoded by the coding sequence ATGAGAGAAAAAATTACCGCCCTCCAAGAAAATTTAGCCCGTGCGATCGTGGGTAAAGAAGAACCGATAAAATTAGTTATGGTAGCCCTCCTCAGTGGTGGTCATGCCCTGCTTGAAGACGTTCCGGGGGTTGGTAAAACCTTATTGGCAAAATCCCTCGCCAAGTCTATTAATGGCAGGTTCCAAAGAGTCCAATGTACCCCCGATTTATTGCCTAGTGATGTGACGGGGACGAATATTTGGAATCCTAGCAGTAGGGAATTTGAATTTTTACCAGGCCCTGCTTTTGCTAATATTCTTCTTGCCGATGAAATTAACCGTGCTACCCCTCGAACTCAATCATCTTTACTAGAGGTCATGGAAGAAAAACAAATTACTGTAGATGGTGAGGCTCGTAATGTGCCTAATCCTTTCTTTGTCATCGCCACCCAAAACCCCGTGGAATATCAGGGGACATTTCCTCTACCAGAAGCACAAATGGATCGTTTTACTATCTCCCTGAGTGTGGGTTATCCTTCCCCCGAAGAGGAACTTTTGATGTTACAAAAACAATTGGATAAGGGTTGGATAGGGGATGATTTAACCCCTTGCCTTTCCTTGGAGGATGTCATCGATTTACAAAAATCCTGCCAAAAAATTAAGGTAGCCCCTGAGTTACAAAGATATATTGTTGATTTGGTAACTACCTCTAGGAATGATGATGAGATTAGTTTGGGGGTAAGTCCTAGGGGTACGTCGGCTATGCAAAAAGCCGTCCAAGCCCTTGCTTTTATTGAGGGTAGGGAATATGGAACCCCTGATGATGTGAAGTTTTTAGCCCCCCATGTGTTGGCTCATCGTTTGATTGCTAGGGGGGGAAGAAATCCCAAGGTAATTATCGATCGCCTTTTACGTACTGTTCCTTTATCTTAG
- the ycf39 gene encoding putative chaperon-like protein for quinone binding in Photosystem II Ycf39, with protein MKILVVGATGTLGRQIVRHALDNDYQVRCLVRNTSKASFLKEWGADLIIGDICDAETLPPALEGVDVVIDAATTRATSSLSIKQVDWQGKVNLIQATQEADIKRYIFFSIINAKEFENVPLMNIKYCTELFLQESGLDYTIFQLAGFMQGLIPQYGIPILDNQPVWVSGENTPIAYMNSQDVAKFVIKALEIPSTEKQTYPIMGDRAWSGEEIISLCERLSGKEAKVSRIPIGLLRFLRGLTRCFGWTLNASDRLAFAEVIAGGKPMNAPMDNVYETLQVDRDDITKLEEYLQEYFTRIMKKVKEIDFEQSKKKKKKKSSFFK; from the coding sequence ATGAAAATATTAGTAGTTGGAGCAACAGGCACACTGGGAAGACAAATTGTGCGCCATGCCCTCGACAATGATTATCAAGTACGTTGTTTGGTAAGAAATACTAGCAAAGCTAGTTTCTTGAAAGAGTGGGGCGCCGACTTAATTATCGGTGATATTTGCGATGCAGAAACTTTGCCACCAGCTTTGGAGGGAGTTGATGTGGTAATTGATGCGGCTACCACAAGGGCAACAAGCTCATTAAGTATTAAGCAGGTGGATTGGCAGGGTAAGGTTAATTTAATTCAAGCTACCCAAGAAGCTGACATTAAACGTTATATTTTCTTCAGTATTATTAATGCCAAGGAATTTGAGAATGTTCCTTTGATGAATATTAAATATTGTACTGAGTTATTTTTACAAGAATCTGGGTTAGACTATACTATTTTCCAATTAGCTGGATTTATGCAGGGTTTGATTCCTCAGTATGGTATTCCTATTTTGGATAATCAGCCTGTGTGGGTGAGTGGAGAAAATACTCCCATTGCTTATATGAATAGTCAGGATGTAGCAAAATTTGTAATCAAAGCCCTTGAGATTCCAAGCACTGAGAAGCAAACTTACCCTATTATGGGCGATCGCGCCTGGAGCGGAGAAGAAATAATATCATTATGTGAAAGACTATCAGGAAAAGAAGCCAAAGTATCCCGTATTCCTATTGGATTACTAAGATTTTTAAGGGGTTTGACTCGTTGTTTTGGCTGGACATTGAACGCTTCAGACCGTCTCGCTTTTGCTGAAGTAATAGCTGGTGGTAAACCCATGAATGCCCCCATGGACAACGTATATGAGACATTACAGGTTGATAGAGATGATATTACCAAACTAGAAGAATATTTACAAGAATACTTCACTCGTATTATGAAAAAAGTGAAAGAAATTGATTTTGAGCAAAGCAAGAAAAAAAAGAAAAAGAAAAGCAGTTTCTTCAAATAG
- a CDS encoding L-asparaginase II, with the protein MSRLKRSPFPPLEVHLLREGIVESVHQVEVTVADDKGRTLCAAGDPETVAFTRSALKPFQALAVSSTGVLERFDLNDQDLAIMCASHKGTIEQARQVFNILWKADIDPNALKCPIPEGKDSPLQHNCSGKHAGMLAACQQRNWSLENYFHRSNPIQSLVLKKISELLAMPSDELMAARDDCGVPTYALPLSQIATLYAKLACGSNIDLERILRAMTHNPQMIAGEGAFDTEFMTLTEGALVSKSGAEGLQCIGNISQDMGLAIKVLDGARRAKYAAAIHVCKQMGWISPDVADRLGDKFLKIDEYRRLEVAGECTFV; encoded by the coding sequence ATGAGTAGATTAAAACGTAGTCCATTTCCCCCCCTAGAAGTACACCTCCTCCGAGAAGGTATCGTCGAATCTGTCCACCAAGTAGAAGTTACCGTTGCTGACGATAAAGGACGCACCCTGTGTGCAGCAGGAGATCCCGAAACCGTTGCTTTCACTCGCTCTGCCCTCAAACCCTTTCAAGCCCTAGCGGTATCTAGTACGGGAGTATTGGAAAGATTTGACCTCAACGATCAAGATTTGGCCATTATGTGTGCTTCTCACAAAGGTACCATAGAACAAGCTAGACAAGTATTTAATATTCTTTGGAAAGCAGATATTGATCCCAATGCCCTCAAATGCCCTATACCAGAGGGAAAAGATAGCCCTCTTCAGCATAATTGTTCGGGAAAACACGCTGGAATGTTAGCCGCCTGTCAGCAACGTAACTGGAGTTTAGAAAACTATTTTCATCGCTCAAATCCGATACAGAGTTTAGTATTAAAGAAAATTTCTGAACTGTTGGCAATGCCTTCTGATGAGTTGATGGCCGCTAGGGATGATTGCGGTGTACCCACCTATGCCCTACCCTTGTCCCAAATTGCTACCCTTTATGCCAAACTTGCCTGTGGTAGTAATATTGATTTAGAAAGGATTTTACGAGCTATGACCCACAATCCCCAAATGATAGCAGGGGAAGGGGCTTTTGATACAGAATTTATGACTCTTACCGAAGGTGCTTTGGTTAGTAAATCTGGGGCAGAAGGGTTACAGTGTATTGGTAATATTAGCCAAGATATGGGATTAGCCATCAAGGTATTAGATGGGGCGAGACGGGCAAAATATGCCGCCGCTATCCATGTATGTAAACAAATGGGCTGGATTTCCCCTGATGTGGCCGATAGATTAGGGGATAAATTCCTTAAAATTGACGAATATCGTCGTTTGGAAGTGGCTGGAGAATGTACTTTTGTTTAA
- a CDS encoding Cobalt-zinc-cadmium resistance protein CzcA: protein MKSNTNNPSQGFSISGVAIRRHIGTIMLTLALMVIGLFFINNIAVDLLPSITYPRIGVRVSTNGIAPEVAIEEITRPLEEALSATEGLEQIYSRTREDSVSLDLFFRVGGNIDQALNDATASFNRARGRLPDNLDNIRLFKFDPSQLPVYEFAMTSENLGVLDLRILAEEEIARELTIVPGVASVDVSGGVNEEVTIEIDLSRLQALGVNLNTVLNELDSANQDITGGRLLGENNEPLTRVAGKFSSAEVLDNLSFSSGENGRRVYLREFAQVVDGSQDQRVFVTLNGVPAVKVSVQKQPDANTIEVIESVKQRLEELQRGTILPNGIEFLPTLDESIFIENAIDNVIMAGLTGAGLAAIAVLLFLGSLRQTFIIVVSIPLATLAAIIMMRLSGFSLNVFSLGGLALGVGIVVDNSIVMLETLVGGTEEVTKVPANRRIKKSGFWKNQVIEKSIASASTVESALIASTSTNLVAVLPFLLIGGLLSLLFSELVLTISFAIAASIVVALTIVPMLTSRLLAVPWSSNINRFFVIYWFNKTFDKLNRQYKSTLGFLVNIRWIFVTIIFLSLGGVSFNLAQQLPQEILPSINTGQVNVRVGFPTETTLATNRRVMALVDEIIQAQPETEYAFTTAGGGLFGANTSENVLRGSSDITLKPGTNVEEFAGRINREFAQMNLVDIRIRAFPGSVRGLNLNNSPVRADVDVVLQGSDQNTLEEAGSRIISTLDQEATLSDFTPDSDPRQPEVVIRPNPARLADFNLTIQDFTNSLRTSVSGVTPTQLQRGTRLIDINVQLDSDQVRNADDLRDIPIFTNDNRLIRLGEVATIETGEAPSEIRRINQRQVYIITGNLAEGANLGPALDEIDAIMDNIDLPQGIRILPSYARQSNDELQSSLPILGGLAGFLVFVVMAVQYNSLIDPLVIMFTLPLALSGGIYGLYFTETPVGATVIVGAILLVGIVVNNAIVMVELANQLYEEQKVNPNISQPSRRDCVIQAASQRLRPIMMTTITTVLGMYPLALGAGDGGEFLQPLGIVVFWGLSLATLLTLFLIPCLYMLLHEPLNFSFVGSKQESEPEEESVPSEETVLT from the coding sequence ATGAAATCAAACACAAATAATCCCAGTCAAGGCTTCAGTATCAGCGGTGTTGCCATTCGCCGTCACATAGGTACAATCATGCTGACATTAGCACTAATGGTAATAGGTTTATTTTTCATAAACAACATCGCCGTGGACTTATTGCCTTCCATTACCTATCCTCGCATCGGGGTTAGGGTAAGTACCAACGGTATCGCCCCAGAGGTTGCCATAGAAGAGATTACTCGTCCTCTTGAAGAAGCATTATCAGCTACGGAAGGACTAGAACAAATTTACTCTCGTACAAGGGAAGATAGCGTAAGCCTTGATTTATTTTTTAGGGTAGGAGGCAACATTGATCAAGCCCTTAATGATGCTACGGCTTCTTTTAACCGTGCTAGGGGAAGATTACCCGATAATCTGGATAATATTAGGCTATTCAAATTTGATCCTTCTCAACTACCTGTATATGAGTTTGCCATGACATCGGAGAATCTGGGTGTTTTGGATTTAAGGATTTTGGCAGAAGAGGAAATTGCCAGAGAATTAACTATTGTGCCGGGGGTTGCTTCGGTGGATGTTTCTGGAGGTGTCAATGAGGAAGTAACAATCGAGATTGATTTAAGCCGTCTTCAGGCTCTTGGGGTGAACTTGAACACAGTTTTAAATGAGCTTGATTCTGCTAACCAAGACATTACAGGGGGAAGGCTTTTAGGGGAAAATAACGAACCTTTAACCAGAGTGGCTGGTAAGTTTTCTTCGGCAGAAGTTTTAGATAATCTTTCTTTTAGTAGTGGGGAAAATGGTCGTAGGGTTTATCTACGGGAGTTTGCCCAAGTGGTTGATGGTAGCCAAGACCAACGGGTTTTTGTTACTCTCAATGGTGTACCTGCGGTAAAAGTAAGTGTACAAAAGCAACCTGATGCAAATACTATCGAGGTGATTGAGAGTGTCAAGCAACGCCTTGAGGAGTTACAAAGGGGTACCATTTTGCCCAATGGCATTGAGTTTTTACCTACCCTCGATGAGTCGATTTTTATTGAGAATGCTATTGATAATGTGATTATGGCGGGGTTAACGGGTGCTGGACTAGCGGCGATCGCCGTTTTACTTTTTTTAGGCTCTCTGCGTCAAACTTTCATTATCGTAGTATCTATTCCCCTCGCTACCCTTGCCGCCATTATTATGATGCGCCTTTCTGGTTTTTCTCTTAACGTTTTCAGCCTCGGAGGATTAGCCCTTGGAGTGGGTATTGTGGTAGATAACTCCATTGTGATGCTCGAAACCCTTGTGGGGGGTACAGAAGAGGTGACAAAAGTTCCTGCCAATCGCAGAATTAAAAAGTCTGGTTTTTGGAAAAATCAAGTCATTGAAAAGTCCATCGCCAGTGCTTCTACAGTAGAATCTGCCCTCATTGCCTCCACTAGCACCAACTTGGTAGCGGTGTTACCTTTCCTTTTAATTGGTGGTTTACTTTCTTTACTCTTCAGTGAATTAGTGTTAACCATCAGCTTTGCGATCGCAGCGTCCATTGTGGTCGCCTTAACTATTGTACCCATGCTCACCTCCCGACTCCTTGCCGTGCCATGGAGTAGCAACATTAATAGATTCTTTGTCATTTATTGGTTTAATAAAACCTTTGACAAACTCAACCGACAATATAAATCAACCCTTGGCTTTTTAGTCAACATCCGTTGGATATTCGTCACCATCATCTTTTTAAGTTTGGGGGGAGTTAGCTTCAACCTCGCCCAACAATTACCCCAAGAAATATTACCATCAATCAACACAGGACAAGTTAACGTTAGAGTCGGTTTTCCCACCGAAACCACCCTGGCCACTAACCGCAGAGTAATGGCCTTAGTAGATGAAATCATCCAAGCCCAACCCGAAACAGAATATGCTTTTACCACCGCAGGGGGGGGGCTATTTGGAGCAAATACCTCAGAAAACGTGTTAAGGGGTTCTAGTGATATTACCCTCAAACCTGGTACAAATGTAGAGGAATTTGCAGGGAGAATAAATCGGGAATTTGCCCAGATGAATTTAGTAGATATAAGGATTCGTGCTTTTCCTGGTAGCGTTAGGGGGCTAAACCTCAATAACTCTCCCGTTAGGGCAGATGTAGATGTTGTTTTACAAGGAAGCGACCAAAACACCCTAGAAGAAGCAGGATCAAGAATTATTAGTACTTTAGATCAAGAAGCAACCCTATCAGACTTTACTCCCGACAGTGATCCTCGTCAACCAGAAGTAGTTATTCGTCCTAATCCCGCTCGGTTAGCCGATTTTAATCTGACAATCCAAGACTTTACCAACTCCCTACGCACCTCCGTGAGTGGGGTGACACCCACCCAACTACAAAGGGGTACTCGGTTGATAGATATAAATGTACAATTGGATTCAGACCAAGTTAGAAATGCTGATGACTTAAGGGATATTCCTATTTTTACCAACGATAATCGCCTTATCCGCCTTGGGGAAGTGGCAACCATCGAAACAGGGGAAGCCCCCTCTGAAATCCGAAGAATTAACCAAAGACAGGTATATATTATTACAGGCAACTTGGCAGAAGGGGCAAACCTAGGTCCTGCCCTCGATGAAATTGATGCCATTATGGATAATATTGATTTACCCCAAGGAATCAGAATTTTGCCTAGTTATGCTAGACAGAGTAATGATGAGTTACAATCTTCTCTCCCCATTTTGGGAGGTTTAGCTGGTTTTCTTGTCTTTGTGGTGATGGCAGTACAGTACAATTCTTTGATTGATCCTTTAGTGATTATGTTTACCTTACCCCTCGCCCTATCTGGGGGGATTTATGGATTATATTTCACCGAAACCCCTGTGGGTGCAACGGTGATTGTAGGAGCTATCTTATTGGTAGGAATTGTGGTTAATAACGCTATTGTCATGGTGGAATTAGCAAATCAACTATACGAAGAGCAAAAAGTAAATCCCAATATTTCTCAACCCAGTCGTCGTGATTGTGTGATTCAGGCGGCATCCCAGCGTTTACGTCCTATTATGATGACGACCATTACCACGGTATTGGGGATGTATCCTCTGGCTTTAGGAGCAGGGGATGGAGGGGAATTTTTACAGCCTCTTGGCATAGTAGTTTTTTGGGGTTTATCCTTAGCAACTTTGTTAACTTTATTCCTGATACCTTGCTTATATATGCTCTTACATGAGCCTCTTAATTTCTCTTTTGTGGGTTCTAAACAAGAATCTGAACCAGAGGAGGAGTCTGTGCCATCTGAGGAGACGGTTTTAACTTAG